A single region of the Xiphophorus maculatus strain JP 163 A chromosome 3, X_maculatus-5.0-male, whole genome shotgun sequence genome encodes:
- the LOC111608021 gene encoding uncharacterized protein LOC111608021: protein MDLQCLRCWKVLPLLLLLPGRFWCMSVHILNEQPVHIIPGSKLVLTARIEKNLREEISMITWTREPETGHDRTKVTLATCSAKSPKCSGGRPNVQVSLKQQETTLEMNRYSTEDSGEYSVTVIDRSGANATGRCIVREYEAVHHVSVSINVSHSLLVCHEAWGTDPSFSWLHERAAITQQVGKVSKDGDMLIVTMNPICGHFTCMVGNKLGYSSATYTAAPCESGGRGTTAAVVCLVLLLLVCGGVLAFLLWRRRRENNMGERLYEHTDDTI from the exons ATGGATCTGCAGTGTCTCCGATGCTGGAAAGTTTTGCCACTTCTTCTGTTGT TGCCAGGTAGGTTTTGGTGCATGTCAGTTCACATCCTGAATGAGCAGCCTGTCCACATAATCCCAGGCTCCAAGCTGGTTCTCACAGCTCGGATCGAGAAGAATCTCAGGGAAGAGATTTCCATGATAACGTGGACACGGGAGCCTGAAACTGGACATGATCGGACCAAAGTGACGCTGGCTACGTGTTCTGCCAAAAGCCCAAAGTGTTCTGGTGGAAGGCCAAATGTACAAGTGAGTTTGAAGCAGCAGGAGACGACACTTGAGATGAACAGATACAGCACAGAAGACAGCGGAGAGTACTCAGTGACTGTGATAGATCGCTCAGGAGCCAATGCCACCGGACGCTGCATCGTCAGGGAATACG AGGCAGTTCATCATGTCTCCGTCAGCATCAACGTGTCTCACTCCTTGCTGGTTTGCCACGAGGCGTGGGGGACAGACCCCAGCTTCAGCTGGCTACACGAGAGAGCTGCCATCACCCAGCAGGTGGGAAAAGTCTCCAAGGATGGAGACATGCTGATTGTAACCATGAATCCCATTTGTGGTCACTTCACCTGCATGGTTGGCAACAAGCTGGGATACAGCTCTGCCACGTACACTGCAG CACCTTGTGAAAGTGGGGGCAGAGGGACGACGGCGGCTGTGGTTTGTCTTGTCCTCCTGCTGCTGGTGTGTGGAGGAGTGCTGGCATTTCTCTTGTGGAG GAGGCGCAGGGAGAATAACATGGGAGAGAGGTTGTACGAACACACAGACGACACAATCTAA